From the genome of Methanothermobacter sp., one region includes:
- a CDS encoding diacylglycerol/polyprenol kinase family protein, with product MSGSDILGLLMVYLYVAVLLIISERLLGDRPNLSRKFVHIMVGNILFILPLFDSRLVITFLAAAPFIPLTFLISPYSPLKIKHKVSSYGHGLGLVYYSISWTVLAYLFFNIPWVTGIGIAAMSYGDGLASLIGERFGRTTFSVLGDRKSLEGSLGMFLTLLVTLPLVLLYYSQNIAPLVIVGVALVSTVLEALTPRGLDNLTACFGAVAAYIILGGMAV from the coding sequence ATGAGCGGCAGTGACATTCTTGGACTCCTGATGGTATATCTGTATGTTGCGGTTTTACTGATTATATCCGAGAGGCTACTTGGTGATAGACCAAACCTGAGCCGGAAATTTGTACATATAATGGTTGGTAACATCCTATTTATATTACCCCTCTTTGATAGCCGCCTGGTTATAACATTCCTTGCGGCGGCGCCATTCATACCCCTAACATTCCTCATAAGCCCCTACTCCCCACTGAAGATAAAACACAAGGTCTCATCCTATGGACACGGCCTTGGCCTCGTCTACTACTCCATATCCTGGACCGTGCTGGCCTACCTATTCTTTAACATTCCCTGGGTCACGGGTATAGGGATAGCCGCCATGTCCTATGGCGACGGCCTTGCAAGCCTGATAGGTGAGAGGTTCGGGAGGACAACCTTCAGTGTACTGGGGGATAGGAAGAGCCTGGAGGGCTCCCTGGGGATGTTCCTGACACTCCTTGTGACGCTGCCCCTCGTCCTCCTCTACTACTCACAGAACATTGCCCCGCTGGTCATAGTGGGGGTTGCCCTGGTATCAACTGTACTGGAGGCCCTCACCCCCAGGGGCCTTGACAACCTTACAGCATGCTTCGGGGCAGTTGCAGCCTACATAATCCTGGGGGGAATGGCTGTTTGA
- a CDS encoding ABC transporter permease yields the protein MAELEGIYTIWLREMKRFFRYRSRIVTSVVTPLLWLIIFGTGLGAAVRFGGVAGGYRAFIYPGIIGQTILFTSIFSGVSVIIDRQYGFLKEILVAPISRPSIVIGKALGISTASMIQAAILLVLSFIVGVTMSPICFAVSMVIALIISMGLGGLGLMIAAFTDSMEGFNLIMSFIVLPIFLLSGALFPITGLPAWLQGAVYINPLTYAVDALRFTILRKSVLPLEVNIAVISVFAVIAVLAAAFLFNRKEQNLM from the coding sequence ATGGCGGAACTTGAGGGCATATACACAATATGGCTGCGTGAGATGAAGCGTTTCTTCCGTTACCGTTCAAGAATAGTCACATCTGTGGTAACCCCCCTCCTATGGCTCATAATATTCGGCACAGGCCTTGGGGCTGCTGTCAGGTTCGGCGGAGTGGCCGGGGGCTACAGGGCCTTCATCTATCCGGGTATAATAGGTCAGACAATACTCTTCACCAGCATATTCTCAGGGGTCTCTGTGATAATAGACCGCCAGTATGGGTTCCTCAAGGAGATACTGGTTGCACCCATATCAAGGCCCTCCATAGTTATCGGGAAGGCACTGGGGATAAGTACGGCCTCCATGATACAGGCGGCCATCCTCCTTGTCCTGTCATTCATAGTGGGAGTTACAATGTCCCCCATCTGCTTCGCTGTTAGCATGGTGATAGCCCTCATAATATCCATGGGACTCGGTGGCCTTGGCCTCATGATAGCGGCTTTTACAGACAGCATGGAGGGGTTCAACCTTATAATGAGCTTCATAGTGCTCCCAATATTCCTCCTGAGTGGGGCCCTCTTCCCAATAACTGGACTCCCTGCCTGGCTTCAGGGCGCGGTCTATATAAATCCACTGACCTATGCAGTCGACGCCCTCAGGTTCACAATACTGAGAAAATCGGTGCTTCCACTTGAGGTTAACATTGCAGTGATATCGGTTTTTGCAGTTATAGCAGTTCTTGCAGCAGCCTTCCTCTTCAACAGGAAGGAGCAGAATTTAATGTAA
- a CDS encoding UbiA family prenyltransferase, with translation MNPYIEILRPVNAVMAVITVILMALIAGRFDVDVLLACIVVFTATGAGNVINDYFDHEIDRVNRPSRPIPSGRITRRAAGIYSILLFVLALALGFYLGPLPGLVVASSSLLMVYYAWSLKKRCLVGNITISFLTGMSFVFGGIVVGELSASIYLGTYAFLMTMAREIVKDMEDVEGDLVEGATTLPITHGMRVSGILAAAFMLSASLTSPSLYIIGIFSILYIPVLAVAVIFFLRAAFMILKGQDRETASRVSGFIKVGMAVTFLAFAAGSGTVTGMAGMVP, from the coding sequence ATGAACCCTTACATTGAAATACTGAGACCCGTAAACGCTGTCATGGCTGTAATAACTGTTATACTCATGGCCCTCATTGCCGGCAGGTTTGATGTTGATGTTCTCCTCGCATGCATAGTTGTTTTCACCGCCACAGGCGCAGGTAATGTGATAAATGACTACTTTGACCATGAAATTGACAGAGTTAACAGGCCATCACGCCCCATACCCTCAGGGAGGATCACAAGAAGGGCTGCTGGTATCTATTCTATCTTACTTTTTGTTTTAGCTTTAGCACTGGGATTCTACCTTGGCCCTCTACCGGGTCTTGTGGTGGCTTCAAGTTCTCTTCTTATGGTATACTATGCATGGAGCCTCAAGAAGAGGTGCCTTGTTGGCAACATAACCATATCCTTCCTCACAGGGATGAGCTTCGTCTTTGGGGGCATAGTTGTCGGTGAGTTATCTGCATCCATCTACCTTGGAACCTACGCCTTCCTCATGACCATGGCCAGGGAGATAGTCAAGGACATGGAGGACGTTGAGGGGGACCTGGTTGAGGGTGCAACCACACTCCCCATAACACATGGTATGAGGGTTTCAGGGATCCTTGCAGCCGCATTCATGTTATCAGCAAGCCTCACAAGTCCCAGCCTTTACATTATAGGGATATTCTCAATCCTCTATATCCCGGTCCTTGCAGTTGCAGTGATTTTCTTCCTGCGGGCGGCCTTCATGATACTAAAAGGTCAGGATAGGGAAACCGCATCACGTGTCTCAGGGTTCATAAAGGTGGGGATGGCGGTGACGTTTCTGGCATTCGCTGCCGGAAGCGGCACCGTAACAGGGATGGCCGGCATGGTACCTTAG
- a CDS encoding pyridoxamine 5'-phosphate oxidase family protein, producing MGIVKIPLMSREEYDEFIRDNFMSRIAFNGDYPYIAPFLYVFDGEHIYFLSTRYGRKIELLKKNPYVAVEIEHYEEDLSDYRFVTLQGQIVEEKDPSTRKRVKEMFADLIEKHGLSRNILKALGHSPEDPLTCLVEMDRSYVWKLVDVVDIVGIKSGE from the coding sequence ATGGGTATAGTTAAGATTCCCCTCATGAGCAGGGAGGAGTACGATGAGTTCATAAGGGACAACTTCATGAGTAGGATAGCCTTCAACGGTGACTATCCATACATAGCACCCTTCCTCTATGTATTCGATGGGGAGCACATCTACTTCCTCTCAACAAGGTACGGCAGGAAGATAGAGCTCCTCAAGAAAAACCCCTACGTCGCAGTGGAGATAGAACACTATGAGGAGGACCTATCAGATTACCGCTTCGTTACACTGCAGGGCCAGATAGTCGAGGAGAAGGACCCCTCAACCAGGAAGAGGGTTAAGGAGATGTTCGCTGACCTCATAGAGAAGCACGGCCTATCAAGGAACATCCTGAAGGCCCTCGGTCATTCGCCTGAGGATCCCCTGACATGCCTTGTGGAAATGGACCGTTCCTATGTATGGAAGCTGGTCGATGTGGTTGATATTGTTGGCATAAAAAGTGGTGAGTAG
- a CDS encoding ATPase domain-containing protein: protein MLGGGVYRGSSVLISGTTGAGKTTILSKFAYEACRRGERCLYFANEEPADQIIRNMESVGIHLTDYLDDKLMIHADRPTSLGLESHLTEMQDLVMDFKPDAVLVDPVTGLAAAGGPSHRATNAKNLFIRFTNFLKSRGVTSLFTYLIRSPVTTSQTELEISSLIDTWIVLEHVRANGDYKRLLRILKSRGMNHSSSVAELKFTEREILLKGGSW from the coding sequence ATGCTGGGTGGGGGTGTATACAGGGGTTCCAGTGTCCTGATATCCGGTACTACAGGGGCCGGTAAGACCACCATTCTTTCAAAGTTTGCCTATGAGGCCTGCCGCCGCGGTGAACGCTGCCTCTACTTTGCCAATGAGGAGCCCGCAGATCAAATCATTAGGAATATGGAATCTGTGGGAATTCACCTAACAGATTACCTTGATGATAAACTCATGATACACGCTGACAGGCCCACATCACTTGGGCTTGAATCCCACCTCACAGAGATGCAGGACCTTGTAATGGACTTCAAACCTGATGCCGTACTTGTGGACCCTGTTACTGGCCTTGCAGCTGCAGGCGGCCCCTCCCACAGGGCCACCAATGCGAAGAACCTCTTCATAAGGTTCACTAATTTCCTGAAGTCAAGGGGTGTGACCTCACTCTTCACGTACCTTATAAGGTCACCGGTCACCACAAGCCAGACCGAACTTGAGATCTCATCACTCATCGATACATGGATCGTCCTGGAGCATGTGAGGGCCAATGGTGACTACAAGAGGCTCCTCCGCATACTCAAGAGCAGGGGGATGAACCACTCAAGCAGCGTCGCAGAGCTGAAATTCACTGAAAGGGAGATTCTCCTCAAGGGGGGATCCTGGTGA
- a CDS encoding MEDS domain-containing protein, whose translation MRRLDSGDNVYKALNLDATGYRAEWLSWLNHRDLKSLILDMKQGDHLCLIYEDDDEWLGVIVPFIRAGLEAGERCMYITSEHDAPYVRSVLADDIPSLSEAEKSGQFIMVSASEVYTAGGVFDPQSMISFLESEVRNALADGFSGLRATGEMTWILKGTPGSERIIEYEALLNDFFSENECIAICQYHRPRFKADIMKGVLLTHPLVLWNHSIYINPYYIDPDTLLRGGGDEVEVENWLKNMDRENRLIRTLENLEYIYESFINHNPNIVFLKDSRLRYIVVNRKFCAFVGMEPEEIIGKTDYDILDEDVARTCHESDLNALRNGVSHTEEVVHGRVYDVHKFAVDLPDGTRGVGGYAVNVTSKRLYERELETSRNNFMGVVEGSPDPMVIVNRNGEILYLNPAAEEYLSVTPENTGKTLGVPLENRVQEIRVLSAYGSLKTAEMRITPVTWEGDDALLIRIHDITRLREYERSLKESLKEKEVMLREIHHRVKNNLQIISSLLNLQKYCIEDERAAEVFTDSINRVKSMAMIHERLYQSESLADLPFSEYIIDLVSQIRSNYPEKRISVSYDMNDVHLDINRAIPAGLIVNEAVTNAMKHAFKSEGKLIIRLFLRDGMVHVEVEDDGPGLPGGFDTNTGGGLGMDLMRNLAGQLDGELRISGDDGVRVSLVFPL comes from the coding sequence ATGAGACGCTTGGATTCAGGGGACAATGTTTATAAAGCCCTTAATCTGGACGCGACTGGCTACCGGGCTGAGTGGCTTTCATGGTTAAATCACCGTGACCTAAAGTCACTAATACTTGACATGAAGCAGGGGGATCACCTCTGCCTCATCTATGAGGATGATGATGAGTGGCTTGGAGTCATAGTCCCCTTCATCAGGGCTGGCCTTGAGGCTGGGGAGAGATGCATGTACATAACATCAGAACATGATGCCCCGTACGTGAGGTCTGTCCTCGCCGATGATATCCCATCCCTTTCTGAGGCAGAGAAGTCCGGCCAGTTTATCATGGTATCTGCAAGTGAAGTCTACACCGCTGGAGGTGTCTTTGATCCCCAATCCATGATCAGTTTCCTTGAATCTGAGGTAAGGAATGCCCTGGCCGATGGTTTCAGTGGCCTTCGGGCCACCGGTGAGATGACATGGATACTCAAGGGCACCCCGGGGAGCGAGCGGATAATAGAGTACGAGGCCCTCCTGAACGATTTCTTCAGTGAAAACGAGTGCATCGCCATCTGCCAGTATCACAGGCCACGATTCAAAGCAGATATCATGAAGGGTGTGCTGCTAACCCATCCACTGGTTTTATGGAACCACAGCATATACATCAACCCCTACTACATAGACCCCGACACCCTCCTCAGGGGTGGCGGCGATGAGGTGGAAGTTGAAAACTGGCTCAAGAACATGGACCGTGAAAACAGACTCATAAGGACCCTGGAAAACCTTGAATACATATATGAGAGCTTCATAAACCACAACCCCAACATAGTGTTCCTTAAGGACTCCAGACTGCGGTACATCGTTGTTAACCGAAAGTTCTGCGCATTTGTCGGGATGGAACCGGAGGAGATCATTGGTAAAACGGATTACGATATACTTGATGAAGATGTGGCGAGGACATGCCATGAGTCTGACCTGAATGCCCTCAGGAATGGTGTTTCACACACAGAGGAGGTGGTTCATGGAAGAGTATATGATGTCCATAAATTTGCGGTTGACCTCCCTGATGGAACCAGGGGCGTGGGCGGATATGCGGTGAATGTAACATCCAAGAGGCTCTATGAGCGAGAACTTGAAACTTCAAGGAACAACTTCATGGGTGTGGTGGAGGGTAGCCCGGACCCCATGGTAATAGTTAACAGAAATGGGGAGATCCTCTACCTGAACCCCGCAGCAGAGGAATACCTCTCAGTGACACCCGAAAACACCGGTAAAACCCTGGGGGTTCCCCTAGAAAATCGTGTGCAGGAGATACGGGTTTTATCTGCCTATGGATCCCTAAAGACTGCTGAGATGAGGATAACCCCCGTTACATGGGAAGGTGACGATGCCCTCCTCATAAGAATCCACGATATCACCCGCCTAAGGGAATATGAGAGGTCCCTCAAGGAATCGCTTAAGGAGAAGGAGGTGATGCTGAGGGAGATACATCACAGGGTCAAAAACAACCTGCAGATAATATCCAGCCTCCTTAACCTCCAGAAATACTGTATTGAGGATGAAAGGGCTGCTGAGGTGTTCACCGATAGTATTAACCGTGTCAAGTCCATGGCCATGATACATGAGAGGCTATACCAGTCAGAGAGCCTGGCTGATCTACCATTTTCCGAGTACATAATTGACCTCGTATCTCAAATCAGGTCAAATTATCCTGAAAAAAGAATATCGGTTAGTTATGATATGAATGACGTTCACCTGGATATAAACAGGGCCATACCAGCGGGTTTAATAGTTAACGAGGCCGTCACCAACGCCATGAAGCATGCGTTCAAATCAGAGGGCAAACTCATCATACGCCTCTTTTTGAGGGATGGCATGGTCCATGTGGAGGTTGAGGATGACGGACCCGGTCTTCCAGGCGGCTTTGATACGAATACCGGCGGCGGCCTTGGAATGGATCTTATGAGAAACCTTGCGGGGCAGCTTGATGGTGAACTCAGAATCAGTGGGGATGACGGTGTGCGTGTGAGCCTTGTTTTTCCGCTTTAG
- a CDS encoding rhodanese-like domain-containing protein — translation MIFEIIKSEGLSHNSYFLASGGEAAVVDPRRDVDVYLKLAEKNSVNIRYIFETHRNEDYTIGSMELARYVDAEILHGANLDFRYGTSVVEGDTFTLGNLELEVLETPGHTYESISVAVKDRSVSDDYLMVFVGDVLFAGETGRVDFFGPEKIPETAGLLYDSIHEKILPLGDHVVVCPAHGAGSVCGAEIRDMDTTTVGYERLTNPYLQMGRDEFIEHKMSERLYTPPYFRRMEENNLKGAPVENPNLEALPLSDFRELMNDGAQVVDVRNPTSFSSGHIPGSLNIWQDGFAAFAGYFLNYDDPIVVVDDGRGVESVRRSLIRLGYDNMAGYLAGGFPSWYMAGLEFNTIRAMSVHELRELEGDFFLLDVRKITDRERFYIEGSEHIWVGDLPDNIDMIPEKDVVIYCDSGYKSTIAASILERHGFSVATVLGGIGAWLRAGYPVVEV, via the coding sequence ATGATATTTGAGATAATAAAGTCTGAGGGACTATCCCATAATTCCTATTTTCTTGCATCTGGTGGTGAGGCTGCTGTTGTGGATCCAAGAAGGGATGTGGATGTGTACCTTAAGCTTGCAGAGAAAAACAGCGTGAATATCAGGTACATATTTGAGACCCACAGGAACGAGGACTACACCATCGGATCCATGGAACTGGCGCGGTATGTGGATGCTGAGATACTCCACGGTGCGAACCTGGATTTCAGGTATGGCACCTCTGTTGTGGAGGGTGACACCTTCACTCTGGGAAACCTTGAACTGGAGGTCCTTGAAACACCAGGCCACACCTATGAGAGCATCTCTGTGGCTGTGAAGGATCGGAGCGTTTCAGACGATTATCTGATGGTATTCGTTGGTGATGTATTATTCGCAGGTGAAACAGGGCGTGTTGATTTCTTTGGACCTGAAAAAATCCCTGAAACCGCCGGGTTACTCTATGATAGCATACATGAGAAGATACTGCCTCTGGGGGACCATGTTGTGGTCTGCCCGGCCCATGGAGCCGGGTCGGTCTGTGGGGCGGAGATAAGGGACATGGACACGACAACTGTGGGGTATGAGAGGCTCACAAACCCCTACCTCCAGATGGGAAGGGATGAATTCATTGAGCACAAGATGTCCGAGAGGCTCTACACACCACCATACTTCAGGAGGATGGAGGAGAACAACCTTAAGGGTGCCCCTGTGGAGAACCCGAACCTTGAAGCCCTGCCTCTCTCTGACTTCAGGGAACTCATGAATGATGGGGCCCAGGTTGTTGATGTCCGGAACCCCACAAGCTTCTCATCTGGCCACATACCCGGAAGTCTGAACATCTGGCAGGACGGCTTCGCGGCCTTCGCAGGCTACTTCCTCAACTACGATGACCCCATAGTGGTGGTGGATGATGGGCGTGGCGTTGAATCTGTCAGGAGATCCCTTATAAGGCTCGGCTATGATAACATGGCAGGTTACCTTGCAGGGGGATTCCCCTCATGGTACATGGCTGGACTCGAGTTCAATACCATAAGGGCCATGAGCGTCCATGAACTCAGAGAACTGGAGGGCGACTTCTTCCTCCTTGATGTGCGTAAGATCACAGACAGGGAGAGGTTCTACATTGAGGGTTCAGAGCACATCTGGGTGGGGGATCTCCCTGATAACATTGACATGATACCCGAGAAGGATGTGGTTATATACTGTGATTCTGGTTACAAGTCAACGATAGCCGCCAGCATACTCGAGAGGCATGGGTTCAGTGTCGCGACTGTACTTGGGGGTATAGGGGCCTGGCTGAGGGCAGGTTACCCCGTCGTGGAGGTATGA
- a CDS encoding thymidylate kinase produces the protein MRFIVIDGLDGAGKDTHAEIIRRRYLERGERVIFRSHPEEDNPYGRRAKKALLRGGKVNHIKAAVFYALDVIRSLWLYYWRSNPGPDTLIFSRYLMGVAYLPGPLASILYRLLSRVLPTTEYMFFLDVSPEESLRRLRERDEHEMFENLEDLTKTREKALKLASGWYIINTEDPIADVQRRIDEILDLLDGDVSENYLPC, from the coding sequence TTGAGGTTCATAGTCATTGATGGCCTTGACGGGGCAGGTAAGGACACCCACGCCGAAATAATAAGAAGGAGGTACCTTGAGCGTGGTGAGCGCGTCATATTCAGGTCCCATCCTGAGGAGGATAACCCCTACGGTCGAAGAGCCAAAAAGGCCCTCCTTAGAGGTGGGAAGGTCAACCATATCAAAGCCGCAGTGTTCTATGCCCTGGACGTCATAAGGTCCCTGTGGCTCTATTACTGGCGCTCCAATCCTGGCCCCGACACCCTGATATTCTCAAGGTACCTCATGGGTGTGGCCTACCTCCCCGGGCCCCTGGCATCAATACTGTACCGCCTCCTCTCAAGGGTCCTTCCAACCACTGAGTACATGTTCTTCCTTGACGTGTCCCCAGAGGAGTCCCTGAGAAGGTTAAGGGAGAGGGATGAGCATGAGATGTTCGAAAACTTGGAGGACCTCACAAAAACAAGGGAAAAGGCCCTCAAACTTGCCAGTGGCTGGTACATAATAAACACAGAGGACCCCATAGCTGATGTGCAGCGAAGGATAGACGAGATACTTGACCTCCTGGATGGTGATGTTTCTGAAAATTATCTGCCTTGTTGA
- a CDS encoding circadian clock KaiB family protein, translated as MRLQLRLYVVGGDYLSDRALKNVRKLLGDDADIEVVDVLRCPQLAREHGVVAIPTLERVSPEPRKRVIGDLSDREALKKFLGCGQ; from the coding sequence GTGAGGCTTCAGCTAAGGCTCTACGTTGTGGGTGGGGATTACCTCTCAGACAGAGCACTGAAAAATGTCAGGAAGCTTCTTGGGGATGACGCTGACATTGAGGTGGTTGATGTTTTAAGGTGCCCCCAGCTTGCAAGGGAGCACGGTGTTGTGGCCATCCCAACCCTTGAGAGGGTGAGTCCTGAACCCAGAAAGAGGGTTATAGGTGACCTCTCAGACAGAGAGGCCCTCAAAAAATTCCTCGGGTGCGGGCAATGA
- the cas6 gene encoding CRISPR-associated endoribonuclease Cas6, giving the protein MSTLHIDITGGIELRIKIELKSDKRPFKIPYNYNHVVSAIIYRRIADIDLASQLHGGKGFKFFTFSQLNIPRRKAFKNFLLSEDGRFYFFISSPNVELIKSLVEGFIDKPEIDFLRGRVNVEYVEFLKPPEFRRNMKFKTLSPIIVKTVKEEDGVLRQWDVNPNDLKFYENLQKNLVRKYSEFHGGYDGDEYLRVIPYQRSIKRKRIMIPKEDAETYHRAYHMKFRIEGDPRLIEFGYDCGFGEKNSMGFGMVVT; this is encoded by the coding sequence ATGTCAACATTACACATTGACATCACAGGGGGTATTGAATTAAGGATCAAAATAGAGTTAAAATCAGATAAAAGGCCATTTAAGATTCCCTACAACTACAATCACGTTGTTTCTGCCATCATTTACAGGAGGATAGCGGATATTGACCTTGCAAGCCAGCTCCACGGCGGGAAGGGCTTCAAGTTCTTCACCTTCTCCCAGCTCAACATACCCCGGAGGAAGGCCTTCAAGAATTTCCTCCTATCAGAGGATGGACGGTTCTATTTCTTCATATCCTCACCCAACGTTGAGCTCATCAAGAGCCTCGTGGAGGGCTTCATAGATAAACCGGAGATTGATTTCCTCAGGGGGAGGGTTAATGTTGAGTACGTTGAATTTCTGAAGCCCCCTGAGTTCCGGAGAAACATGAAGTTCAAGACACTCTCACCAATCATAGTAAAGACCGTGAAGGAGGAGGATGGGGTGCTTAGGCAGTGGGACGTGAATCCCAACGACCTGAAATTCTATGAGAACCTCCAGAAGAACCTTGTAAGGAAATACTCAGAATTCCATGGGGGCTACGATGGTGACGAGTACCTCAGGGTCATCCCCTACCAGAGGTCCATAAAAAGGAAGAGGATCATGATCCCCAAGGAGGACGCCGAGACCTACCACAGGGCATATCACATGAAATTCAGGATAGAGGGTGACCCAAGACTTATAGAGTTCGGCTATGATTGTGGATTTGGTGAAAAGAACAGTATGGGCTTTGGAATGGTTGTCACTTAA
- a CDS encoding ATP-binding cassette domain-containing protein, whose protein sequence is MGNIIETEGISKRYDDFLAVNSVDLEVPENSIYGVLGPNGAGKTTLISMLCTILHPTSGRGMVNGYDIVREARKVRESIGIVFQSRALDDILTGREHLEMHAALYGVPRDIRKRRIDEVLELIALGDKADEYVKTYSGGMKRRLEIGRGLIHHPRVLFLDEPTLGLDPQTRESIWRYIERLNREEDVTVLLTTHYMEEADKLCDEVAIMSRGEIIKADSPSNLKRELGADTITVRVDRADEFHELLVKQEYVKKAYLVDDEVKVLVERGENLVPEIVNLAARTGFYVRSVELEHPTLEDVFIRYTGRGISEA, encoded by the coding sequence ATGGGTAATATAATTGAAACAGAGGGTATAAGCAAGAGATATGATGATTTCCTGGCGGTTAACTCCGTGGATCTTGAGGTCCCTGAAAACTCCATTTACGGGGTCCTGGGACCCAACGGTGCAGGTAAAACCACACTGATATCAATGCTCTGCACCATACTACACCCAACATCAGGTAGGGGCATGGTAAACGGCTATGACATTGTAAGGGAGGCCAGGAAGGTGAGGGAGTCCATAGGCATAGTCTTCCAGTCAAGGGCCCTCGACGACATACTCACAGGGAGGGAGCACCTTGAAATGCACGCCGCCCTCTACGGGGTCCCCAGGGACATAAGGAAGAGGAGGATAGATGAGGTTCTTGAACTCATAGCCCTGGGTGATAAGGCCGATGAGTATGTGAAGACATACTCTGGGGGTATGAAGCGGCGTCTCGAGATAGGACGCGGCCTGATACACCACCCCCGGGTGCTCTTCCTTGACGAGCCAACCCTTGGACTAGACCCCCAGACAAGGGAGAGCATCTGGAGGTACATAGAGAGACTCAACAGGGAGGAGGACGTTACCGTGCTCCTCACCACCCACTACATGGAGGAGGCAGATAAACTATGCGATGAGGTGGCCATAATGAGCCGCGGCGAGATAATAAAGGCTGACAGTCCCTCAAACCTCAAGAGGGAACTTGGGGCAGACACCATAACGGTCAGGGTTGACAGGGCAGATGAATTCCATGAACTGCTGGTGAAACAGGAATACGTTAAGAAGGCATACCTGGTGGATGATGAGGTCAAGGTCCTTGTTGAGAGGGGCGAAAACCTGGTACCCGAGATTGTTAACCTTGCAGCGAGGACAGGATTCTACGTGAGGTCAGTGGAACTGGAACACCCCACCCTTGAGGACGTGTTCATAAGGTACACCGGTAGGGGTATAAGTGAGGCCTGA